From Candidatus Eremiobacterota bacterium, one genomic window encodes:
- a CDS encoding GDP-L-fucose synthase encodes MDRNSRVFVAGADKPLGAAIARALIERGYRLVPGEGGRRADLTSLPEVRSLFREASPTHVVMAAGKSGGIGMNRKHPADLMLDNLVIESNIIGEAHRAGVEKLLYLASSCCYPRLCPQPMKEEYLFTGPLEPTNEAYAMAKLAGLMLCRAFSSQYGSPFISAIPTNYFGPGDDLDEENSHVVTALMVRTERAMEEKASSLEVWGTGKARREFMFIDDVADAVIFLLERYDSADPVNIGSGEALSIADLAEMIKEIAGFGGEILFDPTKPDGMPVKILDRGRLDSLGWKGRTTMRQGLGLTYEWLRGLRTGNFHKGRTSV; translated from the coding sequence ATGGATAGGAATTCGCGGGTTTTCGTCGCAGGCGCCGATAAGCCCCTTGGCGCCGCTATCGCGAGAGCTCTCATTGAGAGAGGGTACCGGCTTGTCCCCGGGGAAGGCGGGAGGAGAGCCGATCTCACCAGTCTCCCCGAGGTCCGCTCCCTTTTCAGGGAGGCCTCGCCGACTCATGTGGTGATGGCGGCAGGAAAATCAGGTGGTATCGGAATGAACCGGAAGCATCCGGCAGACCTGATGCTCGACAATCTGGTCATCGAGTCGAATATCATAGGCGAGGCCCACCGTGCCGGCGTGGAAAAACTCCTCTACCTTGCAAGCTCATGCTGCTACCCCCGCCTGTGCCCTCAGCCGATGAAGGAGGAATATCTTTTTACAGGCCCCCTGGAGCCCACCAATGAGGCCTATGCCATGGCCAAGCTCGCAGGGCTCATGCTCTGCCGCGCCTTCTCGTCGCAGTATGGCTCACCCTTTATCTCCGCCATTCCCACCAATTATTTCGGCCCCGGTGACGACCTCGACGAAGAGAACTCCCACGTGGTGACAGCCCTTATGGTGAGAACAGAGAGGGCCATGGAAGAAAAGGCCTCCTCCCTGGAAGTGTGGGGCACGGGGAAAGCCCGGAGGGAATTCATGTTTATTGACGACGTGGCCGACGCAGTCATTTTTCTCCTGGAGCGCTATGATTCCGCTGATCCGGTCAACATCGGGTCAGGCGAGGCTTTATCCATAGCTGATCTCGCAGAGATGATAAAGGAAATTGCGGGCTTCGGCGGTGAGATCCTCTTTGACCCCACGAAGCCCGACGGCATGCCCGTCAAGATACTTGACAGGGGAAGGCTCGATTCTCTTGGATGGAAAGGGCGTACCACCATGAGGCAGGGCCTCGGGCTGACCTATGAGTGGCTCAGAGGCCTCAGAACCGGGAATTTTCACAAGGGGAGGACAAGTGTGTGA